The following proteins are encoded in a genomic region of Gemmatimonadota bacterium:
- a CDS encoding E3 binding domain-containing protein, with amino-acid sequence MPVDVVLPELGESVTDAILVEWLKSDGEAVAVDEPLAVIETDKADVELPAPSAGVLQTLKADGDTIEVGETIATIDEDGEAVSKADVSKKADSPEEPVQADGLSPAVRRLVTEHDLDPAAITGTGKDGRLTKGDVLAYLDSEVSEVPDPPVSEPEAPAPPPAAAVTGDGERREPMSQIRTRIAERLVSAQQTAAMLTTFNEVDMSGIFDLRAKYKEMFADVHGISL; translated from the coding sequence ATGCCTGTTGATGTGGTTTTGCCCGAATTGGGAGAGTCAGTGACCGATGCCATTCTGGTCGAGTGGTTGAAATCGGATGGCGAGGCCGTGGCGGTAGATGAACCCCTTGCGGTTATTGAAACGGATAAAGCCGATGTCGAATTGCCCGCGCCTTCGGCGGGTGTGTTGCAGACGCTGAAGGCCGATGGCGATACGATTGAGGTCGGCGAGACTATTGCCACAATAGATGAGGATGGTGAAGCCGTCTCAAAGGCCGACGTATCGAAGAAGGCCGATTCACCTGAAGAGCCTGTACAGGCCGATGGTTTGAGTCCGGCAGTGCGCCGATTGGTGACAGAGCACGATCTCGATCCCGCGGCGATTACAGGGACGGGAAAAGACGGGCGATTGACCAAAGGAGATGTGCTGGCGTATCTCGATTCAGAAGTGTCTGAAGTACCCGATCCGCCTGTTTCTGAACCCGAAGCTCCTGCACCACCTCCTGCTGCCGCTGTTACGGGCGATGGGGAGCGGCGCGAACCCATGAGCCAAATTCGCACGCGCATTGCCGAGCGTCTGGTTTCTGCACAGCAGACAGCGGCGATGTTGACGACGTTTAATGAAGTAGATATGAGCGGTATTTTTGATCTGCGCGCCAAATACAAAGAGATGTTCGCAGATGTACACGGCATCTCTCTGG
- a CDS encoding 2-oxoglutarate dehydrogenase E1 component: MSFDIAAIANADYIDAMYEKYKQDPDLVDERWHIFFAGFDLGMQRDEAEVTPDMSDESQAEKEAMAFLDAYDTLEEYTRMDANRQQGALALVNAYRTWGHLVADIAPMSYTRPPYPLLELSEYGFTEEDLDQIVGNGGFLGPTDGTLRDLVAKLRQTYCGPVAVEYTDIPYKSQHEWLEQRMEPILNSPKFSAEQCRDLLRLLIEAQEFEQFLHVKYIGKKRFSIEGGEALIPMLHALIETGAALNVEEMVMGMAHRGRLNVLSHVMQKPYPEIFSEFEGVEIGEGSGDVKYHMGFAHEYVTRDGHTVHLGLTPNPSHLELVNPVIEGIVCTKQETKGDVQHEHIVPLIIHGDAAFAGQGIVPETICLSHLDGYDNGGTIHIVVNNQIGFTALPRESRFTAYPTDVAKIVKMPIFHVNADDPEAVVHAARMAMAYRQAVKNDVIIDLWCYRRYGHNESDDPVFTQPLQSAEIAEHPTVVDLYSRRLIEQNIATEDDVDAMKQGVREKLEAAFVDAKDQKTKPREPAFGGAWKGFGKAGADRTAKTAVNREKLIDIAQKATTVPEEFNAYRKLMRQLDYRMQMVHDKVGMDWGCAEMLAFGSLLVDGFPVRLAGQDSQRGTFSHRQAVWHDIENGAIYSPLNHLSDDQGGFRVYNTMLSELAVLGFEFGVSYANPNKLTIWEAQFGDFANGAQMIIDQFISSSEAKWQKMSGLVMLLPHGFEGQGPEHSSARLERFQALCAEDNMQVGCPTLPAQYFHLLRRQMLRAFRKPLVLMMPKSLLRHKESISTLEDLSEGAFYPVLDDPAQPDPGGVKRVVFCTGKVFFDLKEGRDKKDEERLALVRIEEHYPFPWDEVGAILEKYGDADIFWGQEEPQNMGSWDFMEPKLRRLLDNKKPVRYLGRKPTAATATGIQSVHLAEQQEIVETALDFS; the protein is encoded by the coding sequence ATGTCATTCGATATTGCTGCAATTGCCAATGCCGATTACATCGACGCGATGTATGAGAAATACAAACAAGACCCAGATCTGGTGGATGAAAGATGGCATATATTTTTTGCTGGTTTTGATTTGGGGATGCAACGCGATGAGGCTGAAGTGACTCCAGATATGTCAGATGAAAGCCAGGCGGAGAAAGAGGCGATGGCGTTTCTCGATGCTTATGACACGTTGGAAGAATACACCCGCATGGACGCGAATAGGCAGCAGGGCGCTCTGGCTCTGGTCAATGCGTATCGCACATGGGGGCACCTGGTCGCCGATATCGCGCCGATGAGTTATACGCGCCCACCGTATCCGCTGTTGGAGTTGTCGGAATACGGCTTTACAGAAGAGGACCTGGATCAAATTGTCGGCAATGGCGGATTTCTCGGCCCTACGGACGGTACGTTGCGCGATCTCGTGGCAAAGCTCAGGCAAACATATTGCGGTCCTGTGGCGGTAGAATACACCGATATACCGTATAAGAGCCAGCACGAGTGGTTGGAACAGCGCATGGAGCCGATCTTAAATTCGCCGAAATTCAGTGCGGAACAATGCCGGGATCTGTTGAGGCTATTGATCGAAGCACAGGAGTTTGAACAATTTTTGCATGTTAAATATATCGGGAAAAAGCGATTTTCTATTGAAGGCGGCGAAGCGCTTATCCCGATGTTGCACGCGCTTATTGAAACTGGGGCCGCGTTAAATGTCGAAGAAATGGTGATGGGGATGGCGCATCGCGGCAGGCTCAATGTGCTCTCGCATGTCATGCAGAAACCCTATCCGGAGATATTCAGTGAATTTGAGGGCGTTGAGATTGGTGAAGGGTCGGGCGATGTAAAATACCACATGGGTTTTGCCCATGAGTATGTCACGCGCGATGGTCATACGGTGCATTTGGGGTTGACGCCCAACCCGAGTCATCTCGAGTTGGTCAATCCCGTGATTGAGGGCATTGTTTGTACGAAGCAAGAGACAAAAGGCGATGTTCAGCACGAGCATATCGTACCGTTGATTATCCACGGCGATGCCGCTTTTGCCGGGCAGGGCATTGTGCCAGAGACGATATGCTTGTCCCATCTGGATGGCTATGATAATGGAGGTACGATTCATATTGTTGTGAATAACCAGATTGGTTTTACCGCATTGCCCCGGGAATCCCGTTTTACAGCGTATCCAACAGATGTGGCAAAGATTGTTAAGATGCCCATTTTTCACGTCAATGCCGATGATCCCGAAGCTGTGGTACACGCGGCGCGCATGGCTATGGCTTATCGCCAGGCGGTGAAGAACGATGTGATTATCGACCTGTGGTGTTATCGCCGATACGGTCACAATGAATCCGACGATCCCGTTTTCACTCAGCCTCTGCAATCTGCTGAGATCGCCGAGCATCCAACGGTTGTCGATCTGTATTCGAGGCGTTTGATTGAGCAAAATATCGCAACAGAAGATGATGTCGATGCGATGAAGCAAGGTGTGCGCGAGAAGCTCGAGGCTGCATTCGTCGATGCCAAAGATCAAAAGACAAAACCGCGTGAGCCAGCATTTGGAGGCGCGTGGAAGGGATTTGGGAAGGCGGGCGCAGATCGCACGGCAAAAACCGCGGTGAATAGAGAGAAGTTGATCGATATTGCCCAAAAGGCGACGACGGTGCCCGAGGAATTTAACGCTTATCGCAAATTGATGCGCCAACTCGATTACCGCATGCAAATGGTCCACGACAAGGTGGGGATGGACTGGGGCTGCGCGGAGATGCTCGCGTTTGGCAGTTTGTTAGTGGATGGGTTTCCGGTGCGATTGGCCGGGCAAGATTCTCAGCGGGGTACATTTAGTCACCGGCAAGCGGTGTGGCACGATATTGAAAATGGCGCAATTTATTCACCGCTGAACCATCTATCGGATGATCAGGGTGGTTTCAGGGTCTATAATACGATGCTTTCGGAGTTGGCGGTGCTGGGCTTTGAGTTTGGCGTGAGTTATGCCAATCCCAATAAATTGACGATCTGGGAAGCTCAGTTTGGCGATTTTGCCAATGGCGCGCAGATGATTATCGATCAGTTTATTTCCAGTTCAGAGGCCAAATGGCAGAAGATGAGCGGGCTGGTGATGCTGTTGCCACACGGGTTTGAAGGCCAGGGCCCAGAGCATTCGAGTGCGCGGTTAGAGCGGTTTCAGGCGCTGTGTGCCGAAGACAATATGCAGGTGGGCTGCCCCACGTTGCCCGCGCAGTATTTTCATTTGCTGCGCCGCCAGATGTTGCGCGCATTTCGCAAGCCTCTCGTTTTGATGATGCCAAAGAGTTTGTTGCGGCACAAAGAGTCGATTTCAACGCTCGAGGATTTGTCCGAGGGGGCGTTTTATCCCGTTTTAGACGATCCCGCACAGCCCGATCCCGGCGGTGTGAAGCGCGTTGTTTTCTGTACGGGTAAGGTCTTTTTTGACTTAAAAGAGGGGCGGGATAAAAAGGACGAGGAACGGCTTGCACTGGTGCGGATTGAGGAGCACTATCCCTTTCCTTGGGACGAGGTGGGTGCTATACTCGAGAAGTACGGCGATGCGGATATTTTCTGGGGACAGGAGGAGCCGCAAAATATGGGTAGTTGGGATTTTATGGAGCCAAAACTCCGCAGGTTGCTCGATAACAAAAAGCCAGTGCGCTATCTGGGACGAAAGCCCACGGCTGCAACGGCCACGGGTATTCAGTCGGTGCATTTGGCCGAACAGCAAGAGATCGTGGAGACGGCTCTGGATTTTTCTTAG
- a CDS encoding glycosyltransferase family 2 protein, giving the protein MSARSDIGVVITAHNYGHYLAACLESVLSQTLLPRQVLVVDDASEDDTADVVASFSGVQYCRVDFRNGNRARNFGFLKVSTAYVAFFDADNVMMPRFLDVLYSALEEVPHATFAYGDRIVFADGDLQQGEREVSGPFDVRRLRAGNYIDLAALIRADSFPGFDPAVRRYQDWDLWLNIALKQGGIGQYVPGALYYYRVHPHSVSQREDRDRAMWRIRRKYHLGWGALPLLRHSFKLYQFARKTKSFWTG; this is encoded by the coding sequence ATGAGTGCGCGTTCAGACATTGGGGTGGTGATTACCGCGCACAATTACGGTCATTATCTCGCCGCGTGTTTGGAATCGGTTTTGTCACAGACGCTTTTGCCCCGTCAGGTGCTGGTGGTTGACGATGCGAGTGAAGACGATACGGCAGATGTTGTCGCATCATTTTCCGGTGTGCAGTACTGTCGCGTGGATTTTCGCAATGGCAACCGCGCTCGAAATTTTGGGTTTTTGAAGGTTTCGACTGCTTATGTTGCGTTTTTCGATGCGGATAATGTGATGATGCCGCGCTTTTTAGATGTGCTCTACAGCGCATTGGAAGAGGTTCCCCACGCGACATTTGCTTATGGCGATCGCATTGTGTTTGCCGATGGCGATTTACAGCAGGGCGAACGCGAGGTGTCTGGCCCGTTTGATGTGCGGCGATTGCGCGCCGGAAATTATATCGATCTCGCCGCGTTGATTCGAGCTGATAGTTTTCCCGGATTCGATCCCGCTGTGCGCCGATATCAGGATTGGGATTTGTGGCTGAATATCGCGCTCAAACAGGGGGGTATTGGGCAGTATGTGCCCGGGGCATTATATTATTATCGGGTGCATCCACACAGTGTAAGTCAGCGGGAAGACCGGGATCGGGCGATGTGGCGTATCCGCAGAAAATACCATCTCGGATGGGGCGCGCTACCCCTGCTGCGCCATTCTTTCAAGCTCTATCAATTCGCGCGGAAGACGAAGTCGTTTTGGACGGGGTGA
- a CDS encoding Gfo/Idh/MocA family oxidoreductase, which translates to MPDRLKVAVIGASGIGQHHARWHHLSGSQVVAFVGTSAASCAKTQEQLQAYFGFDGRAYTDVAQMLAAEQPDVVDVSSPFHLHKDHAIMALESGCHVVCEKPLCWDVDRRLDDILADGRAVVHAADQAGRSLVMSAQYPAGISVYRDFYTRVRGTWDAIDSLEMEMEVKGRGGPKAREDIWIDVASHPLSLVLGFLPGGEIDWATASCAIGERENRASFEVITPGGRCDVRFVLRDIDEGVPVRQFGVNGFLVNWEGFADDEGIYRARLVHGDEAVICRDFMHILIDEFGKHVRGEGGRVVVSGADALVNLQYQIVLLKQADWSV; encoded by the coding sequence ATGCCTGATAGATTAAAGGTCGCTGTTATTGGTGCGAGTGGCATTGGGCAGCACCACGCGCGATGGCACCATTTGTCGGGGTCTCAGGTGGTGGCATTTGTGGGTACTTCGGCAGCGTCGTGTGCAAAGACCCAGGAGCAATTGCAGGCGTATTTTGGATTTGATGGACGCGCTTATACAGATGTAGCGCAGATGCTGGCGGCTGAACAGCCCGATGTGGTCGATGTTTCAAGTCCTTTTCATCTGCATAAAGACCATGCAATTATGGCTCTGGAGAGTGGGTGCCATGTGGTGTGTGAAAAGCCTTTGTGCTGGGATGTGGATAGGCGTCTGGATGATATTTTGGCCGATGGACGGGCTGTGGTGCATGCGGCGGATCAGGCGGGCAGATCTCTGGTGATGTCCGCACAATATCCCGCGGGGATTTCAGTTTATCGCGATTTTTACACGCGTGTGCGAGGGACATGGGATGCGATTGATTCGCTTGAGATGGAGATGGAGGTGAAGGGGCGCGGGGGACCAAAGGCGCGGGAGGATATCTGGATTGATGTGGCTTCCCATCCGTTGAGTTTGGTTCTGGGGTTTTTGCCAGGGGGAGAAATCGATTGGGCAACGGCTTCGTGTGCAATAGGCGAGCGGGAAAATCGCGCGAGTTTTGAGGTGATTACACCCGGGGGACGATGCGATGTGCGGTTTGTTTTGCGCGATATCGATGAGGGGGTTCCCGTGCGGCAATTTGGCGTCAATGGCTTTTTGGTGAATTGGGAGGGGTTTGCCGATGATGAGGGTATTTATCGCGCGCGATTGGTCCACGGAGACGAGGCTGTGATTTGCCGCGATTTTATGCATATTTTAATCGATGAATTTGGCAAGCATGTACGAGGGGAAGGTGGACGGGTTGTTGTTTCTGGTGCGGATGCTTTGGTGAATTTGCAGTATCAAATTGTCCTGTTAAAGCAGGCGGATTGGTCTGTATGA
- a CDS encoding nitroreductase, translated as MDVLEAIHTRRTIFKFKPGGVSKDVIEKIFEAGLWAPNHHLTEPWRFVVLGEETKEILAQRYSEIQEAKAAEDASDEARRILKEAGYTKFMSKPTIIAVACLQDGDEIKNREDYAAACCAMQNVQLAAWAEGIGMQWSTGPITLEENTCKLLDVDTENEYIIGFFYTGYPDEIPEPRRKPLEEVLSWTD; from the coding sequence ATGGACGTTTTGGAAGCTATTCACACGCGGCGCACAATTTTTAAGTTCAAACCGGGCGGTGTGTCCAAAGATGTGATAGAAAAAATCTTTGAAGCCGGTCTTTGGGCACCCAATCACCATTTGACAGAACCGTGGCGATTTGTAGTCCTGGGAGAAGAAACCAAAGAAATACTGGCGCAACGCTACAGCGAAATACAAGAAGCAAAAGCCGCTGAAGATGCCAGCGACGAGGCCAGGCGCATATTAAAAGAAGCCGGTTATACCAAGTTCATGTCAAAGCCCACAATTATTGCAGTGGCCTGTTTGCAAGATGGCGATGAAATCAAGAACAGAGAAGACTATGCAGCCGCGTGTTGCGCCATGCAAAATGTACAGTTGGCTGCTTGGGCAGAAGGGATTGGCATGCAGTGGAGCACGGGGCCGATTACCCTGGAAGAAAACACCTGCAAATTGCTGGATGTAGATACCGAGAACGAATACATCATCGGATTTTTCTATACTGGATATCCCGATGAAATACCAGAACCGAGACGCAAACCCCTCGAAGAGGTGCTGAGCTGGACGGATTGA
- a CDS encoding GNAT family N-acetyltransferase: protein MKIDRYDITHRVSRPALKNWAFWLSTEDEEKVSSVGLREYHMRFGSAQLKMGGICGVGTKEEHRNKGYSRRVMEHTMAYMTENGFDVSMLFGIPNFYHKFGYATVLPETYVEFDTEEVQAAASTYQIRKFETEDAPKILDLYAANNAERTGTLLKKEIGWKEFATTGDFGVVADPYVVLNEAGEVIGYFVCGGLDVVRNMIEGNCILCDIGFQKRAIFETVVRFLADRANHSGATTRIKCSIPADHPFAIFCRRYGCRTNTYTPKNHLGMMRIINQSSTLKKITGELEKRLRRSAHLSQWSGKILISTDLGQDCLEIDRGCFAHTNSRANAFHLETPQDKLIQLMMGRRSIEDLAIEPDVSVTEEIIPVLEGLCPLGHPHVWWPDRF from the coding sequence ATGAAAATTGACCGCTATGATATTACGCATAGAGTGTCTCGACCGGCTTTAAAAAACTGGGCATTCTGGCTTTCAACTGAAGACGAGGAAAAAGTGAGTTCAGTTGGGCTCCGTGAATACCACATGCGATTCGGGTCTGCACAACTCAAGATGGGTGGCATCTGCGGGGTCGGCACGAAGGAGGAACATCGCAACAAGGGATACTCTCGGCGCGTCATGGAGCACACCATGGCGTACATGACCGAGAACGGATTCGATGTCTCCATGCTCTTTGGTATTCCAAACTTCTACCATAAATTTGGCTATGCGACAGTTCTGCCGGAAACATACGTGGAATTTGATACAGAAGAAGTGCAAGCAGCTGCATCTACATATCAGATCCGAAAATTTGAGACAGAGGACGCGCCGAAAATATTGGATCTCTACGCAGCAAACAACGCTGAACGAACGGGGACGCTGTTAAAAAAAGAAATCGGTTGGAAAGAATTCGCGACGACGGGTGACTTTGGGGTTGTCGCTGACCCTTATGTTGTCCTGAACGAAGCCGGTGAGGTGATTGGGTATTTCGTCTGCGGTGGTCTGGATGTTGTTAGAAACATGATTGAGGGAAACTGTATCCTTTGCGATATTGGGTTTCAGAAAAGAGCGATTTTTGAGACAGTTGTCCGCTTTCTCGCGGACCGCGCGAACCACTCTGGTGCAACAACGCGGATTAAGTGCTCAATACCCGCAGACCATCCCTTCGCCATCTTCTGCAGACGCTATGGCTGCCGGACAAATACCTATACTCCCAAGAACCACCTGGGCATGATGCGGATTATCAACCAATCGAGTACCTTAAAAAAGATCACTGGTGAGTTGGAAAAACGTCTTCGGCGCTCTGCCCATCTCTCACAGTGGAGTGGAAAGATTCTAATCTCGACAGATCTGGGACAGGATTGTTTGGAAATTGATCGGGGCTGCTTTGCACACACCAACAGCCGGGCTAACGCCTTCCACCTTGAGACACCGCAGGACAAGCTGATCCAACTGATGATGGGGCGGCGAAGCATTGAAGATCTTGCCATTGAACCCGATGTTTCGGTAACTGAGGAAATTATTCCTGTACTGGAAGGCCTCTGTCCACTCGGTCATCCACACGTTTGGTGGCCCGACCGATTTTAG